One genomic segment of Streptomyces sp. NBC_00239 includes these proteins:
- a CDS encoding glutamate synthase subunit beta codes for MADPKGFLTTPRETACTRPVAERLKDWNEVYVPGSLLPIISKQAGRCMDCGIPFCHNGCPLGNLIPEWNDFAYREDWSAAADRLHATNNFPEFTGRLCPAPCESACVLGINQPAVTIKNVEVSIIDKAWDNGDVTPQAPERLSGKTAAVIGSGPAGLAAAQQLTRAGHTVVVYERADRIGGLLRYGIPEFKMEKVHINRRIEQMRAEGTKFRTGIEVGRDVTATDLRKRFDAVVIAAGATVSRDLPVPGRELGGIHFAMEYLPLANKVQEGDFMAPPITAEGKHVIVIGGGDTGADCVGTAHRQGALSVTQLEIMPRPSEERPAAMPWPTFPMLYKVTSAHEEGGERIYSVSTTHFEGDEDGNVKALHLVEVEFVDGKLTQKPGTERVLPAQLVTLAMGFTGTDQANGLVQQFGLDLDERGNIARDASYATNVDGVFVAGDAGRGQSLIVWAIAEGRSAARGVDRFLTGASTLPYPVKPTDRSLMV; via the coding sequence ATGGCTGACCCGAAGGGCTTCCTCACCACCCCCCGCGAGACCGCCTGCACCCGTCCGGTGGCCGAGCGGCTCAAGGACTGGAACGAGGTCTACGTTCCGGGCTCGCTGCTGCCGATCATCAGCAAGCAGGCCGGCCGCTGCATGGACTGCGGCATCCCGTTCTGCCACAACGGCTGTCCGCTGGGGAACCTGATCCCCGAGTGGAACGACTTCGCGTACCGCGAGGACTGGTCGGCGGCGGCGGACCGGCTGCACGCGACGAACAACTTCCCGGAGTTCACGGGCCGCCTGTGCCCCGCTCCCTGTGAGTCGGCGTGCGTGCTCGGCATCAACCAGCCGGCCGTCACCATCAAGAACGTCGAAGTCTCGATCATCGACAAGGCCTGGGACAACGGCGACGTCACCCCGCAGGCGCCCGAGCGGCTGTCCGGCAAGACCGCCGCCGTCATCGGCTCGGGCCCGGCCGGTCTGGCCGCCGCCCAGCAGCTGACCCGGGCCGGCCACACCGTGGTCGTGTACGAGCGCGCCGACCGCATCGGCGGGCTGCTGCGGTACGGCATCCCCGAGTTCAAGATGGAGAAGGTGCACATCAACCGCCGCATCGAGCAGATGCGCGCGGAGGGCACCAAGTTCCGCACGGGCATCGAGGTCGGCCGCGACGTCACCGCCACCGACCTGCGCAAGCGGTTCGACGCGGTCGTCATCGCGGCGGGCGCGACCGTCTCCCGCGACCTGCCGGTCCCGGGGCGCGAGCTGGGCGGCATCCACTTCGCCATGGAGTACCTGCCGCTCGCCAACAAGGTCCAGGAGGGCGACTTCATGGCGCCCCCCATCACGGCCGAGGGCAAGCACGTGATCGTCATCGGCGGCGGCGACACCGGCGCGGACTGCGTCGGCACCGCCCACCGCCAGGGCGCCCTGTCGGTCACCCAGCTGGAGATCATGCCGCGCCCTTCGGAGGAGCGCCCGGCCGCGATGCCGTGGCCGACCTTCCCGATGCTGTACAAGGTCACGTCGGCGCACGAGGAGGGCGGCGAGCGGATCTACTCCGTCTCCACCACCCACTTCGAGGGCGACGAGGACGGCAACGTCAAGGCCCTGCACCTGGTCGAGGTCGAGTTCGTGGACGGCAAGCTGACCCAGAAGCCGGGCACCGAGCGGGTCCTCCCGGCCCAGCTGGTCACCCTGGCCATGGGCTTCACCGGCACGGACCAGGCCAACGGCCTGGTGCAGCAGTTCGGCCTGGACCTCGACGAGCGCGGCAACATCGCCCGCGACGCGTCGTACGCGACCAACGTCGACGGCGTCTTCGTCGCCGGTGACGCGGGCCGCGGCCAGTCCCTGATCGTGTGGGCCATCGCGGAAGGCCGCTCGGCCGCCCGCGGCGTGGACCGCTTCCTGACGGGCGCCAGCACCCTCCCGTACCCGGTCAAGCCCACGGACCGCTCCCTGATGGTCTGA
- a CDS encoding VIT1/CCC1 transporter family protein: MSIIDVEAPLHEAHRDNHTHRDVNGGWLRPAVFGAMDGLVSNLALMTGVAGGAVAPQTVVITGLAGLAAGAFSMAAGEYTSVASQRELVQAELDVERQQLRKHPIDEMEELAELYVSRGVEPALAREVAMQLSRDPEQALEIHAREELGIDPDDLPSPMVAAVSSFGSFALGALLPLLPYLLGATALWPAVLAALAGLFACGAVVARVTASTWWYSGLRQFALGGAAAAVTYGIGALIGHTVG; this comes from the coding sequence ATGTCCATCATCGACGTCGAAGCACCGCTGCACGAGGCCCACCGCGACAACCACACGCACCGCGATGTGAACGGCGGATGGCTGCGGCCGGCGGTCTTCGGAGCGATGGACGGCCTGGTCTCCAACCTCGCGCTGATGACCGGTGTGGCGGGCGGCGCGGTCGCCCCGCAGACCGTCGTCATCACCGGCCTGGCCGGTCTCGCCGCCGGCGCCTTCTCGATGGCGGCCGGCGAGTACACCTCCGTGGCCTCGCAGCGCGAGCTGGTCCAGGCGGAACTGGACGTCGAGCGCCAGCAGTTGCGCAAGCACCCGATCGACGAGATGGAGGAGCTCGCCGAGCTCTACGTCTCCCGCGGCGTCGAGCCCGCCCTCGCCCGCGAGGTGGCGATGCAGCTGTCCCGCGACCCGGAGCAGGCGCTGGAGATCCACGCCCGCGAGGAGCTGGGCATCGACCCGGACGACCTGCCGTCCCCGATGGTGGCCGCCGTCTCCTCCTTCGGCTCCTTCGCGCTCGGCGCGCTGCTGCCCCTGCTGCCGTACCTGCTCGGCGCCACCGCCCTGTGGCCCGCGGTGCTGGCGGCGCTGGCCGGCCTCTTCGCCTGCGGCGCGGTCGTGGCCCGGGTCACCGCGTCCACCTGGTGGTACAGCGGCCTGCGCCAGTTCGCCCTCGGCGGCGCGGCGGCCGCGGTCACGTACGGCATCGGCGCGCTGATCGGCCACACGGTCGGCTGA
- the gltB gene encoding glutamate synthase large subunit → MDGRPAQQGMYDPRNEKDACGVGFVANLTGEATHTLVEQALTVLRNLEHRGATGSEPDSGDGAGILSQVPDAFLREVAGFELPEAGAYAVGIAFLPADGSAQAVAQIEAIAAEENLTVLGWREVPVTPDLLGNGARATMPAFSQLFVSGGGATGIELDRTAFVLRKRAEREAGVYFPSLSARTIVYKGMLTTGQLEPFFPDLSDRRFASAVALVHSRFSTNTFPSWPLAHPYRFVAHNGEINTVKGNRNWMKARESQLASEVFGSADNGRDGSADNGRDGSVGGAAKLERIFPICTPDASDSASFDEVLELLHLGGRSLPHSVLMMIPEAWENHTSMDPARRAFYQYHATMMEPWDGPACVTFTDGTQVGAVLDRNGLRPGRYWVTDDGLVVLGSEVGVLDIDPAKVVRKGRLQPGKMFLVDTAQKRIIEDDEIKAELAAAAPYAEWLEAGEIELEDLPEREHIVHTHASVTRRQQTFGYTEEELKIILAPMARTGGEPLGSMGTDSPIAALSERPRLLFDYFTQLFAQVTNPPLDAIREELVTSLRSHIGPQANLLEPTAVSCRNVMLPFPVIDNDELAKLIHINADGDMPGMTAVTLSGLYRVSGGGDALAARIDAIKAEADAAIAGGARLIVLSDRHSDAEHAPIPSLLLTSAVHHHLIATKQRTQVGLLIEAGDVREVHHVALLIGYGAAAVNPYLAMESVEDLLRAGTFLSEVEPEQAIRNLIYALGKGVLKVMSKMGISTVASYRGAQVFEAVGLDQDFVDTYFNGTATKIGGAGLDVVAKEVAARHAKAYPASGIAPAHRALEIGGEYQWRREGEPHLFDPETVFRLQHATRNRRYDIFKKYTDRVNEQSERLMTLRGLFAFKDRESISIDEVEAVSEIVKRFSTGAMSYGSISQEAHETLAIAMNQLGGKSNTGEGGEDPDRLYDPARRSAIKQVASGRFGVTSEYLVNADDIQIKMAQGAKPGEGGQLPGHKVYPWVAKTRHSTPGVGLISPPPHHDIYSIEDLAQLIHDLKNANPVARIHVKLVSEVGVGTVAAGVSKAHADVVLISGHDGGTGASPLTSLKHAGGPWELGLAETQQTLLLNGLRDRIVVQTDGQLKTGRDVIIAALLGAEEFGFATAPLVVSGCVMMRVCHLDTCPVGIATQNPVLRDRFSGKAEFVVNFFEFIAEEVREILAELGFRTLEEAVGHAELLDTTQAVRHWKAQGLDLEPLFHVPELPEGAVRHAVVAQDHGLEKALDNELIELAADALGAATAEEAQPVRAQLAIRNINRTVGTMLGHEVTKKFGGAGLPADTIDLTFTGSAGQSFGAFLPSGVTLRLEGDANDYVGKGLSGGRVVVRPDRGADHLAEYSVIAGNTIGYGATAGEMFLRGRTGERFCVRNSGALVVSEGVGDHGCEYMTGGRAVVLGETGRNFAAGMSGGVAYVIDLNRDHVNVGNLDAIEGLSDEDAQWLHDVVRRHHEETGSTVARSLLDGWDTEVTRFSKIIPTTYKAVLAAKDAAERAGLSESETTEKMMEAATHG, encoded by the coding sequence ATGGACGGTCGCCCCGCCCAGCAGGGCATGTACGACCCGCGCAACGAGAAGGACGCCTGTGGCGTCGGATTCGTGGCGAACCTCACCGGCGAGGCCACCCACACCCTCGTTGAGCAGGCACTGACCGTACTGCGGAACCTCGAGCACCGCGGCGCCACCGGATCCGAGCCCGACTCGGGCGACGGCGCCGGCATCCTGTCCCAGGTCCCCGACGCCTTCCTCCGCGAGGTCGCCGGATTCGAGCTCCCCGAGGCCGGCGCGTACGCCGTCGGCATCGCCTTCCTGCCCGCCGACGGCTCCGCACAGGCCGTCGCGCAGATCGAGGCGATCGCAGCCGAGGAGAACCTCACGGTCCTCGGCTGGCGCGAGGTCCCCGTGACCCCCGACCTGCTCGGCAACGGCGCCCGCGCCACCATGCCGGCCTTCTCCCAGCTGTTCGTCTCCGGCGGCGGCGCCACCGGCATCGAGCTGGACCGCACGGCCTTCGTGCTGCGCAAGCGCGCCGAGCGCGAGGCCGGCGTCTACTTCCCCTCGCTCTCCGCCCGCACCATCGTCTACAAGGGCATGCTGACCACCGGCCAGCTGGAGCCTTTCTTCCCGGACCTCTCCGACCGCCGCTTCGCCTCGGCCGTCGCCCTGGTCCACTCGCGCTTCTCCACCAACACCTTCCCGTCCTGGCCGCTGGCCCACCCGTACCGCTTCGTCGCGCACAACGGCGAGATCAACACGGTCAAGGGCAACCGGAACTGGATGAAGGCCCGCGAATCCCAGCTCGCCTCGGAGGTGTTCGGCTCTGCCGACAACGGGCGCGACGGCTCTGCCGACAACGGGCGCGACGGCTCTGTCGGCGGCGCGGCGAAGCTGGAGCGGATCTTCCCGATCTGCACCCCCGACGCCTCCGACTCGGCGTCCTTCGACGAGGTCCTGGAGCTGCTCCACCTCGGCGGCCGCTCGCTCCCGCACAGCGTGCTGATGATGATCCCGGAGGCGTGGGAGAACCACACCTCCATGGACCCGGCGCGCAGGGCGTTCTACCAGTACCACGCCACGATGATGGAGCCGTGGGACGGCCCGGCGTGCGTCACCTTCACCGACGGCACCCAGGTCGGCGCGGTCCTCGACCGCAACGGCCTGCGCCCCGGCCGCTACTGGGTCACCGACGACGGCCTCGTTGTCCTCGGCTCCGAGGTCGGCGTGCTCGACATCGACCCGGCCAAGGTCGTCCGCAAGGGCCGCCTGCAGCCCGGCAAGATGTTCCTCGTCGACACCGCCCAGAAGCGGATCATCGAGGACGACGAGATCAAGGCCGAGCTTGCCGCCGCCGCGCCGTACGCGGAATGGCTCGAAGCCGGCGAGATCGAGCTCGAGGACCTCCCCGAGCGCGAGCACATCGTGCACACCCACGCCTCGGTCACCCGCCGCCAGCAGACCTTCGGGTACACCGAGGAAGAGCTGAAGATCATCCTGGCGCCGATGGCCCGCACCGGCGGCGAGCCGCTCGGCTCCATGGGTACGGACTCCCCGATCGCGGCCCTGTCCGAGCGCCCCCGGCTGCTCTTCGACTACTTCACCCAGCTGTTCGCGCAGGTCACGAACCCGCCGCTGGACGCCATCCGCGAGGAGCTCGTCACCTCGCTGCGCTCCCACATCGGCCCGCAGGCCAACCTGCTGGAGCCGACGGCCGTGTCCTGCCGCAACGTCATGCTGCCGTTCCCGGTGATCGACAACGACGAGCTGGCCAAGCTCATCCACATCAACGCCGACGGCGACATGCCCGGCATGACGGCCGTCACGCTCTCCGGCCTCTACCGGGTCTCGGGCGGCGGCGACGCCCTCGCCGCCCGGATCGACGCCATCAAGGCCGAGGCCGACGCCGCCATCGCGGGCGGCGCCCGTCTGATCGTCCTCTCCGACCGCCACTCGGACGCCGAGCACGCGCCGATCCCGTCGCTGCTGCTCACCTCCGCGGTGCACCACCACCTCATCGCCACCAAGCAGCGCACCCAGGTGGGCCTGCTGATCGAGGCCGGCGACGTCCGCGAGGTCCACCACGTGGCCCTGCTGATCGGCTACGGCGCCGCCGCGGTCAACCCGTACCTGGCCATGGAGTCGGTCGAGGACCTGCTGCGCGCCGGCACGTTCCTCTCCGAGGTCGAGCCCGAGCAGGCCATCCGGAACCTGATCTACGCCCTCGGCAAGGGCGTCCTGAAGGTCATGTCGAAGATGGGCATCTCCACCGTGGCCTCGTACCGCGGCGCCCAGGTCTTCGAGGCCGTCGGCCTCGACCAGGACTTCGTCGACACGTACTTCAACGGCACCGCCACCAAGATCGGCGGAGCCGGCCTGGACGTCGTCGCCAAGGAGGTGGCCGCCCGCCACGCCAAGGCGTACCCGGCCTCCGGGATCGCCCCGGCGCACCGCGCGCTGGAGATCGGCGGCGAGTACCAGTGGCGCCGCGAGGGCGAGCCGCACCTGTTCGACCCCGAGACGGTCTTCCGCCTCCAGCACGCCACGCGCAACCGCCGGTACGACATCTTCAAGAAGTACACGGACCGCGTGAACGAGCAGTCCGAGCGCCTGATGACGCTCCGCGGCCTGTTCGCCTTCAAGGACCGCGAGTCGATCTCCATCGACGAGGTCGAGGCGGTCTCCGAGATCGTCAAGCGCTTCTCCACCGGCGCCATGTCGTACGGCTCCATCTCCCAGGAGGCGCACGAGACCCTCGCCATCGCCATGAACCAGCTGGGCGGCAAGTCCAACACCGGTGAGGGCGGCGAGGACCCGGACCGCCTGTACGACCCGGCGCGCCGCTCGGCGATCAAGCAGGTCGCCTCGGGCCGCTTCGGCGTCACCAGCGAGTACCTCGTCAACGCGGACGACATCCAGATCAAGATGGCCCAGGGCGCCAAGCCCGGCGAGGGCGGCCAGCTGCCCGGCCACAAGGTCTACCCGTGGGTCGCCAAGACCCGGCACTCCACCCCGGGCGTCGGCCTGATCTCCCCGCCGCCGCACCACGACATCTACTCCATCGAGGACCTGGCTCAGCTGATCCACGACCTCAAGAACGCCAACCCGGTCGCCCGCATCCACGTGAAGCTGGTCTCCGAGGTCGGCGTGGGCACGGTCGCCGCCGGTGTCTCCAAGGCCCACGCGGACGTCGTCCTCATCTCCGGCCACGACGGCGGTACGGGCGCCTCCCCGCTCACCTCGCTCAAGCACGCGGGCGGCCCCTGGGAGCTCGGCCTCGCCGAGACCCAGCAGACCCTGCTGCTCAACGGGCTGCGCGACCGGATCGTCGTCCAGACCGACGGACAGCTCAAGACCGGCCGCGACGTCATCATCGCCGCGCTGCTCGGCGCCGAGGAGTTCGGTTTCGCGACCGCGCCGCTCGTCGTCTCCGGCTGCGTCATGATGCGCGTCTGCCACCTGGACACCTGCCCGGTCGGCATCGCCACCCAGAACCCGGTCCTGCGCGACCGCTTCTCCGGCAAGGCCGAGTTCGTCGTGAACTTCTTCGAGTTCATCGCCGAGGAGGTCCGCGAGATCCTCGCCGAGCTGGGCTTCCGCACCCTGGAAGAGGCCGTCGGCCACGCCGAGCTCCTCGACACCACCCAGGCCGTACGGCACTGGAAGGCGCAGGGCCTCGACCTGGAGCCGCTCTTCCACGTGCCCGAGCTGCCCGAGGGCGCGGTCCGCCACGCGGTCGTCGCCCAGGACCACGGCCTGGAGAAGGCCCTGGACAACGAGCTGATCGAGCTGGCCGCCGACGCCCTGGGCGCGGCGACCGCCGAGGAGGCACAGCCGGTCCGGGCGCAGCTCGCGATCCGGAACATCAACCGGACCGTCGGCACCATGCTCGGCCACGAGGTCACCAAGAAGTTCGGCGGCGCGGGCCTGCCCGCCGACACCATCGACCTCACCTTCACGGGTTCGGCCGGCCAGTCCTTCGGCGCGTTCCTGCCGAGCGGTGTCACCCTCCGCCTGGAAGGCGACGCCAACGACTACGTCGGCAAGGGCCTCTCCGGCGGCCGCGTCGTGGTCCGTCCCGACCGGGGCGCCGACCACCTGGCCGAGTACTCGGTCATCGCGGGCAACACCATCGGCTACGGCGCGACCGCGGGCGAGATGTTCCTGCGCGGCCGCACCGGCGAGCGCTTCTGCGTCCGCAACTCCGGTGCGCTGGTCGTCTCGGAGGGCGTGGGCGACCACGGCTGCGAGTACATGACCGGCGGCCGGGCCGTCGTCCTCGGCGAGACCGGGCGCAACTTCGCGGCCGGCATGTCGGGTGGTGTCGCGTACGTGATCGACCTCAACCGCGACCACGTCAACGTCGGCAACCTCGACGCGATCGAGGGCCTGTCCGACGAGGACGCGCAGTGGCTGCACGATGTGGTGCGCCGCCACCACGAGGAGACCGGATCCACCGTCGCCCGGTCCCTCCTCGACGGCTGGGACACCGAGGTGACCCGCTTCAGCAAGATCATCCCGACCACGTACAAGGCAGTGCTCGCCGCCAAGGACGCCGCTGAGCGGGCCGGACTCTCGGAATCCGAGACCACCGAGAAGATGATGGAGGCGGCGACCCATGGCTGA
- a CDS encoding ADP-ribosylglycohydrolase family protein has translation MELIACNPQVLLERARGALLGLAVGDALGAPAENMKPSEIRARWGRIEGFVSDDPAGTDDTEYAIFSGLLLARHGSALTVAHVERAWHHWIADLDEGPFRGAGFSERGTLENLRRGLAAPISAQHRHAWSDGLAMRAAPFGVFAAGRPAEAARLVAIDGCVSHDGEGIYGGQAVAAGVAAAMAGGSAAAVVAAALSVIPSDSWTARSLRRAVTAAPRGERAVRSAVVIGGYPWTDLAPEAVGLAFGAFAAARGAFSESVLTAVNMGRDADTTAAVAGALSGALSGVSAIPEEWSSVIGPVRGSCLPSMRGYHVLDIADLLTPESEPAR, from the coding sequence ATGGAGCTGATTGCATGCAATCCGCAAGTCCTCCTCGAACGGGCGAGGGGCGCTCTTCTGGGGCTCGCGGTCGGTGACGCGCTCGGCGCCCCTGCGGAGAACATGAAGCCGTCGGAGATCCGCGCCCGGTGGGGCCGGATCGAGGGGTTCGTCTCGGACGATCCCGCGGGTACCGACGACACGGAGTACGCGATCTTCTCCGGGCTGCTGCTCGCGCGGCACGGTTCGGCCCTGACGGTCGCCCATGTGGAACGGGCCTGGCACCACTGGATCGCCGACCTCGACGAAGGGCCGTTCCGCGGGGCCGGCTTCTCGGAGCGCGGCACCCTGGAGAACCTGCGGCGCGGGCTGGCCGCCCCGATCTCCGCCCAGCACCGGCACGCGTGGAGCGACGGGCTGGCGATGCGGGCGGCCCCGTTCGGCGTGTTCGCGGCCGGCCGTCCCGCGGAGGCGGCCCGGCTCGTCGCCATCGACGGCTGCGTCAGCCACGACGGCGAGGGAATCTACGGCGGCCAGGCCGTCGCCGCGGGGGTCGCGGCCGCCATGGCCGGCGGCAGCGCCGCCGCGGTGGTCGCCGCCGCGCTGTCCGTCATCCCCTCCGACTCCTGGACCGCGCGCTCGCTGCGGCGGGCGGTGACGGCCGCGCCGCGCGGCGAACGGGCCGTCCGGTCCGCCGTGGTGATCGGCGGCTACCCCTGGACGGACCTGGCGCCCGAGGCGGTCGGACTCGCCTTCGGCGCCTTCGCGGCCGCGCGCGGCGCGTTCTCGGAGTCCGTCCTGACCGCCGTCAACATGGGCCGCGACGCGGACACCACCGCCGCCGTGGCGGGCGCGCTGTCCGGCGCGCTGTCCGGGGTCTCGGCGATCCCCGAGGAGTGGTCCTCGGTCATCGGCCCGGTCCGCGGCAGCTGCCTGCCGTCGATGCGCGGCTACCACGTCCTGGACATCGCCGACCTCCTCACCCCGGAAAGCGAGCCTGCCCGATGA
- a CDS encoding pyridoxamine 5'-phosphate oxidase family protein: MTRTNNWAAFEAAEPEFAKLVRERFGQYPHHVLATLRKDGSPRVSGLNVEIRGGELWLGMMAGSLKAQDLRHDPRFALHSNPGPDDTMPDGDVRISGTAVEITDPPELHRYAEEDPENADTHPFHLFRAELTEVVRTTVKADDLIITTWHPDGTPPRTLRRGNDDEPARED; the protein is encoded by the coding sequence ATGACGAGGACGAACAACTGGGCAGCGTTCGAGGCGGCGGAACCGGAGTTCGCGAAGCTGGTGCGGGAGCGCTTCGGGCAGTACCCGCACCACGTCCTGGCCACCCTGCGCAAGGACGGCTCCCCGCGGGTGAGCGGGCTGAACGTGGAGATCCGCGGCGGCGAGCTGTGGCTCGGCATGATGGCCGGCTCCCTCAAGGCCCAGGACCTGCGGCACGACCCCCGCTTCGCGCTCCACTCGAATCCCGGCCCGGACGACACGATGCCCGACGGCGACGTACGGATCTCCGGCACGGCCGTGGAGATCACCGACCCGCCGGAACTCCACCGCTACGCGGAGGAGGACCCGGAGAACGCGGACACCCACCCCTTCCACCTGTTCCGCGCGGAACTGACGGAGGTCGTCCGCACGACGGTGAAAGCCGATGACCTGATCATCACCACCTGGCACCCGGACGGCACTCCCCCACGCACCCTCCGCCGCGGCAACGACGACGAACCAGCCCGGGAGGACTGA
- a CDS encoding PadR family transcriptional regulator, whose translation MADTAGGTHGRTLPATSWAVLGLLSFGEELSGYDLKKWADGSLRFFYWSPSFSQIYGELKRLEKAGYARSRLVSQETGSRDKRVYRITDEGLAAVRTWAREAPVDPPVLKHGPMLRLWLGHLLEPQQMRDILARHRAYAEQMRLRAATDAEHARHDPAWASPALTLRWAERHYAAERDLTDAMLADIEALEAARAAEAPEAEPVRD comes from the coding sequence GTGGCAGACACGGCAGGCGGCACGCACGGACGCACGCTCCCGGCGACGAGCTGGGCGGTGCTGGGACTCCTCTCCTTCGGGGAGGAACTCTCCGGGTACGACCTGAAGAAGTGGGCGGACGGCTCCCTCCGCTTCTTCTACTGGAGCCCCTCCTTCAGCCAGATCTACGGCGAACTCAAGCGGCTGGAGAAGGCCGGGTACGCGCGCTCCCGGCTGGTCTCCCAGGAGACCGGCAGCCGCGACAAGCGGGTGTACCGGATCACCGACGAGGGCCTGGCGGCCGTACGGACCTGGGCCCGCGAGGCCCCCGTGGACCCGCCGGTCCTCAAGCACGGCCCGATGCTGCGGCTGTGGCTCGGCCACCTCCTGGAACCGCAGCAGATGCGCGACATCCTCGCCCGGCACCGGGCGTACGCCGAGCAGATGCGCCTCCGCGCCGCCACCGACGCCGAACACGCCCGCCACGACCCGGCCTGGGCCTCCCCCGCCCTCACCCTCCGCTGGGCCGAACGCCACTACGCCGCCGAACGCGACCTCACCGACGCGATGCTCGCCGACATCGAGGCCCTGGAAGCGGCCCGGGCCGCGGAAGCCCCGGAGGCCGAGCCCGTACGGGACTGA
- a CDS encoding SDR family NAD(P)-dependent oxidoreductase, translated as MPIRNSRAAGGAGVDLLDGKVVVVTGAGRGQGAEEARVCAAAGARVVVTDVREEEGRAVAAELGGQGIFVAHDVTSPAGWAAVTEAAVDAFGAVSALVNNAALWRTAHVEEQSLGGFEELLRVNLIGPFLGIQAVAPLLRAAGGGSIVNISSTAGLVGIRRHAAYGSTKFALRGLTRSAALDLAGDAIRVNSVHPGAVDTPMVAAVSAGRDWSHVPMGRMGRPREVAELVRFLCSDAASYITGAEFAVDGGSTAG; from the coding sequence ATGCCGATTCGAAATAGTCGAGCGGCGGGAGGGGCGGGCGTGGATCTCCTTGACGGGAAGGTCGTCGTCGTCACCGGGGCGGGGCGCGGGCAGGGCGCCGAGGAGGCCCGGGTCTGCGCGGCCGCGGGGGCGCGCGTCGTCGTGACGGACGTACGGGAGGAAGAGGGCCGGGCGGTCGCGGCGGAACTCGGCGGGCAGGGCATCTTCGTCGCCCACGACGTCACCTCCCCGGCCGGCTGGGCCGCCGTCACCGAAGCCGCGGTCGACGCCTTCGGTGCGGTCTCCGCGCTGGTCAACAACGCGGCGTTGTGGCGCACCGCGCACGTCGAGGAGCAGTCGCTCGGTGGCTTCGAGGAGCTGCTGCGGGTCAATCTGATCGGCCCGTTCCTCGGCATCCAGGCCGTTGCGCCGTTGCTGCGGGCCGCGGGGGGCGGCTCGATCGTGAACATCTCCTCCACGGCCGGACTCGTCGGCATCCGCCGCCACGCGGCCTACGGCTCCACGAAGTTCGCCCTGCGGGGGCTGACCCGCTCCGCGGCGCTCGACCTCGCCGGGGACGCGATCCGCGTCAACTCGGTGCATCCGGGCGCCGTCGACACGCCGATGGTGGCCGCGGTGTCCGCCGGGCGGGACTGGTCGCACGTGCCGATGGGGCGGATGGGCCGCCCGCGGGAAGTCGCCGAACTCGTGCGCTTCCTGTGCTCCGACGCGGCCTCGTACATCACGGGGGCGGAATTCGCCGTCGACGGCGGCAGTACGGCCGGCTGA
- a CDS encoding GntR family transcriptional regulator, producing MSGSGWTSSSVSYAKPQAAGSPDAWSQEAAAKGRRGTQRIVHAGEQAAPADAATLLGLETGAPVVVRRRVIELDGEPVELTDTYYPAHLAAGTRLAETAKIPGGAVTLLAALGHTAARIVEEVTALLPTADQCDQLRVTPTEPLLRISRATLDADDRPFQADVMFMPAHRQHLCYEMTIG from the coding sequence GTGAGCGGCAGCGGATGGACCAGCAGCTCGGTTTCCTACGCAAAGCCCCAGGCGGCGGGCAGCCCCGACGCGTGGTCCCAGGAGGCCGCGGCCAAGGGCCGGCGGGGGACCCAGCGCATCGTCCACGCCGGGGAGCAGGCGGCGCCGGCGGATGCCGCCACGCTGCTCGGCCTGGAGACGGGCGCACCCGTGGTCGTGCGGCGGCGCGTCATCGAACTCGACGGCGAGCCGGTCGAGCTGACGGACACCTACTACCCCGCGCACCTCGCGGCCGGCACCCGGCTGGCGGAAACCGCCAAGATCCCCGGCGGAGCCGTCACCCTCCTCGCCGCACTCGGCCACACCGCGGCCCGCATCGTCGAGGAGGTCACCGCCCTCCTCCCCACCGCGGACCAGTGCGACCAGCTGCGCGTCACGCCGACCGAACCGCTCCTCCGCATCAGCCGGGCCACCCTCGATGCGGACGACCGCCCGTTCCAGGCGGACGTAATGTTCATGCCCGCCCACCGCCAGCACCTGTGCTACGAGATGACGATCGGATGA